From the genome of Rhodospirillaceae bacterium:
AGAGTTTGTGGAAAATATAGCCACAAGTATTTTAGCCATTGACGAAAGGGGCTTCGTCACTGAATACATTGGTGGGTATTCTGATTATTTGCGGTTGAGGCCTCCCCTCCAGGAAACGGCAGCTAGGAAAGTGAAGGCGAGGCCCAGGAGAACACCTGGGCCTCGCACTAGCCTTGGATACAAGGAAAGCAGAGAATTGTCTGTGCTGCCTGATGAGATTTCTGTGCTAGATGGAAAACTCAGAAATTTAGAAAAAATTCTTTCGGATCCAACGTTATATCAGAGGGACCGTAACACCTTTGACAGAGTAACGAATGAGTGTCTGCGGTTGCGAACTGAGTTAAAGGAGAGGGAGTCACGATGGGTAGAGTTAGAGGAAAAACAAGAAGCTCTTAGGGAGCTTCAGAAGGGCGGAACATAGGTCCTCCTCCATCCGGTAAAATCGGCCCTGANAAGCATGGTATGCAAAAGTTTAGCAAGCTATTTTCGNGGGGGNGCTTGGGCAAGTATGCACTTGACCGCAGTCGCCCGTATCTGGAAACTCTGGCTTGGTGTTGGGTAGTCGGATGGTTGCTCCGAGGCAGCGCTTCGGAGAGGAAAGTCCGGGCTCCATAGAGACACGGTGCCGGGTAACGCCCGGCGGGGGTAACCCTAGGGAAAGTGCCNCAGAAAATATACCGCCANGGGNAAATNNTTGNNNGTGGNAAGGGTGAAAAGGTGTGGTAAGAGCGCNCCGCGTTACNCGGNAACGGGGACGGCATGGNAAACCCCACCGGGAGCAAGACCAAGTTGGAGCAGCGTGATCTGGCTATAATATGCTAAGATCCGGTCAGGTCTCTGGGGCCGCTGCTCGGGTGGGTCGCTTGAGGCGACTGGTAACAGTCGTCCAAGATGAATAATCATCCTCCGTGTATGCGGAGACAGAACCCGGCTTATAGACTACCCAATTCCCTTATTTCCCCAATAATTTGAGAGTTCGGAGACGGGGCGCTATGGGAGAGCCTGTGGCAATTTGTTTGGTGACTTCTTATTGAGAGTGAAGAAAGGTTCCTCTTCATTCCCCTAAACCTTGCGCAATATAACCCATTGACACCCATATATTCCCATGATATCCCGTTAGATCCCATATTAATTACGGCACCGTATGGCACTTCCCTTGAAGATATTGCGGAATTACGGTGCATTGCCTAGCGGGAGAGGGGCGTGGCTATCTTTGTTGGCACTCACGTCAACAAGGTTGATAGGAAGGAGCGGGTTTCCGTTCCGGCCGAGTTCCGTGCTTGGCTTGGAAAACCACCTAATTTCTTCGCATTTCCATCGCTCTTAAATAGCGGGGTAGAGTGTTGTACAGCTGAGGTTTTGGAGACCTTCGGCCAAAAGCACCAGGGAATTGACCTCTTCATTTCTGAAGAGCGAGATAATATTGCTGACCTTATATACGCATCTTGTCATAGTATGACGATTGATCAGGATGGACGGGTGGTTCTGCCTGAGAAACTCAAAAGCCATGCTGGACTTGAGGGCAAAGCAGTTTTTGTTGGCAAAGGGGAAACGTTCCAAATCTGGGAACCTAGCAAGCACGAACAATACCAGATCCGTGCCAGAGAACGCTCCGAGGCCGACCGATTGACGCTGCGTCAGCGTCCCCAGATGCCGGGCCAAAGCTCGGATGTTTTGGAGAACGGCACGTGACCGACGCGAACTCCTCCCGTCGTCTCGGCCACGTGCCGGTTTTGTTAGCCCAGGTTAAGGCGGGGCTAGCTTTACAAGAAAACAAACTGTTCGTTGATGGGACCTTTGGTCGTGGTGGCTATAGCCAAGCTTTTTTGCAGGGTGCCCAATGCAAGGTAATGGCTTTGGATAGGGATCCGGCGGCGCTGTTAAGTGCCCAGAAGCTAAAATCACGTTATCGGAATCGCTTTACTTTCTTCACCGGATGCTTCGGAGATCTGGATCAAATATTGGTTGAACAAGGAGTGCAGGGCGTAGATGGCGGTGTCGTCCTAGATCTAGGTGTTTCTTCCCCACAAGTTGACGATGCCACTCGGGGCTTTTCTTTCAGATCAGACGGTCCTTTAGACATGAGGATGGGCCTTTGTGGCGAGGACGCGGCTGGCTTTATTAATAAGGCGACCGAGAAGCAGCTTAGTGAGGTTATATATAACTATGGCGAGGAAAGGCGTGCCCGGGCAGTGGCCAGGGAGATTATTCGGGAGAGGGGTGTTCATGCTATCACCAGGACCAGCCAATTGGCGGATATAGTCCGCAAAGTGGTAAAAAAATCAATAGATGGTTTGGATCCTGCTACTAGAACCTTTCAGGCAATTCGCATCCATATAAATAACGAGTTAGATGAGCTTCAGCGAGGGTTAGCTGCGGCAGAGCGGGCGTTGGTTGCTGGTGGCCGTCTTGTTGTTGTGTCGTTTCACTCCCTAGAAGATAGGTTGGTGAAGACATTTCTTAGCGAACGCTGTGGCAGAGGTAGTAGATCCAACCGCCATTTGCCGGCGCTGGATAGGCAGATCGCTCCGTCTTTCTCACTTATCAACACCCGAGTTATAAAGCCTACTGCAGAGGAAAGGGGCGAGAACCCGCGGTCTAGTTCGGCCAGGCTTCGTGCCGCAGTAAGAACTACTGCTCCCATTTGGCCAGAGGGGGCGGTTACATGAGCCGAAAAATAACCAGCCTATTATGTGTAGGTTTTGCCATAGGAGCGTTGGGCCTTTTAAGCGCCAAATACCAAGTTAAAGAATTAAAATCTGAGTTGGATGCTGCAAGAAAACAGCTGGCTAGGGAAAGTGGTCAAATTCATATCTTGGAAGCTGAATGGGCCTATTTGAATAGGCCTGAAAATCTCTCGAGCCTGGCTGCTCAGCACTTGCCAGACTTTGGAGCTGTTAAACCTTCGCAGGTCGCATCCTTACAGACCATCAAGAAGTCGGCAATCGATGGGGCGCCGCCGCCTTAACGTTTGTCTTAACAGGAGGACCTTGTCCTCAAAAAGTTGCTATGAAACACTTCACTGTTTGGAGACCACAATGACAATAAATCTTAGCGTCCCAGTCACACACGATTTGAAGCCACGTCTAACTGTAATGGGGGTAGGCGGAGCGGGATGTAACGCTGTTAACAACATGATAACTGCCCATCTTGAGGGGGTGGATTTTGTGGTTGCAAACACTGATGCGCAGGCACTTACTAAATCTTTGACCGAGCGTCGGATCCAGTTAGGTGCATCGCTAACCCAAGGGTTGGGGGCGGGCATGAAACCGGAGGTTGGTAGAGACGCCGCCGAGGAGGTGAGTGATATAATTTTTGACTACTTGGATGGTGCCCATATGTTGTTCGTGACGGCTGGAATGGGGGGTGGGACTGGAACGGGTGCTGCTCCTGTAATCGCTCGAATCGCGCGTGAACAGGGAATTTTAACCGTTGGGGTGGTCACAAAGCCATTTCAATTTGAAGGCAAGAAACGGATGACGTTAGCGGAAGCAGGTATTACTGAGTTACAGGAATGTGTTGATACCTTGATTATGATACCCAATCAAAATCTTTTCAGAATCGCAAACGAAAATACAACCATGGCGGATGCATTCAAATTGGCTGACGACGTTCTGTATTCCGGTGTGCGGGGGGTCACTGATCTCATGGTAATGCCCGGGCTTATCAACTTAGACTTTGCTGATGTTCGCTCCGTGATGAATGAGATGGGTAAGGCAATGATGGGTACAGGCGAGGCCGAAGGTGAGCGCCGCGCCATTGAGGCGGCGGAACACGCAGTTAACAATCCTTTGCTTGATGATGTTTCCCTGATGGGTGCTAGAGGAGTTTTGATCAACATAACCGGGGGTCCAGATATGACTCTCTATGAAGTAGATGAGGCCTGTAATCATATTAGAGGCCAAGTTGATGATGAGGCAAATATAATATTTGGTTCTACTTTTGATGAGGAACTGGCGGGGCGAATTCGTATTTCCGTCGTTGCAACAGGAATTGGCTCCGAAGTTGGCGATGTCGCAAGGCCTGATGTGACCCGTCTTCCCATAAAACTAGAAGAACCTAAGAAAGGTCTGAGAGCGGAGATGCGGGTAGGTGATGCTTCGCCTGGAATCATTTCAGAACAAGGTTCAGTAGCTTCTGCTGGAGCTAACTATGGTTTTGCCCAGCCAGCAAAACCCCATGAGCAAGTAAGCTCGAAGGTTGCCATGTCTCAGGAGGAAGAGGCTCCCCCATTAGAATCAGAGGTAAGAGATGACGGGCCTTCACTCTTTAGTGCCGCGACTTTTGAAAACCAGCAACCCACTATTTCAGCTGGAAAGCCAATTTCGAGTGCAGGTGCGCTGGATGGACAGGCAAGCTCGGAGGGGCCGACTGAGGAAATTCCCACCCTGGATAAAACTAGCATATTCGGGAGGGCAAAACGTGCCCTTACTCGGACTGGTGGCCTGGAATCTGATCAGGCGACAATTTCTAAGGGTGTCTCCGTTCTGGAGACCGTTGAGAGTGGTCCTGCGCCAATTTTGGCTGGTGAGCCCAGTAAAGAGGAGGATGCTCTTGAGATACCAGCATTTTTGCGGAGACAAAGTCGCTAATTTCAACGGGTCGTGGAGAGATCAGTTGTTTAGGCCAGGCTAATGGAAGCGGCTGGAACCGGACGGGGTCCGAGCACTAAGCCAGTGTCATTGCGGTTGCGGGGTGCGCAAAAGTCGCTACTTGAGATAGCTCGCCAAAGGCTAGTTCTGGGTGCGGCTATTTTAAGTATAGCCTTCGTGGGGCTTTCTCTGAGACTAACTGAAGTAGCTCTGTTGGGGGAGATGGTACCTCGAAAGGTAGCTTCGATTTCTGCTGAGGGCTACGGTGCGCCAGTTAGAGCAAGCATTCTAGACCGGAATGGGGTCTTATTGGCTACGAGTTTACCTACACAATCGTTGAACGCAGATCCGCAACATGTGAGAGAGCCGGTTGTTCTGGCTCGCAGGCTGTCTGAAATTCTTGATGGTGGTGATCCACGGGTTCTGCAGCATAAGTTACAAGCCAAAAGTCGGTTTGTATGGCTAAAGCGGCATCTTACCCCTTGGGAACAAACTCAAGTCAATCTTTTGGGGGCGCCAGGGTTGCAATTTAGCGTGGAGCATCGGCGGGTATATACCCATGGTTCTTTGGTAGCTCACGTTCTTGGTTATGCTAAGGATGAGCATAGGGGCTTAGCGGGCATAGAAAATGCTTTTGATGAGGACTTGCTGGAAAATCCAGGTCGCCCATTAGCGCTGTCCATAGATGTGCGGTTCCAGCATGTTATGCATGAAGAATTAAAGAGGGCGGTTCTTGAGCAGAAAGCTGTTGGTGCTGCGGGGATTATTCTAGATATAAAAACCGGTGGGCTCCGTGCGGTGGTTAGTCTGCCAGACTTTGATCCGAATAACGAAATCGAACTTATTGCGAACGCTGACGCAATCTTCAATCGGGCTAGCCTGGGCCGTTATGAGATGGGTTCAACTTTTAAGGCCTTTACGATAGCGATGGCCTTAGACAGCGGATTGGTTGACTTGAGAGATGAGTTTGATGCGACAAAGCCCTTACGGTTAGGTAAAACCATCATCCGAGATTTCCATGCTAAATCGCGATGGCTATCGGTGCCCGAAATATTCGTTTATTCTTCAAATATTGGCGTTGCAAGAATGGCACTAAAAATGGGAGGGGAACGCCAAAAAGAATTTCTAAGGAATATGGGTCTTCTTGATAAGATGAGTTTCGACCTTCCCGAGATTTCGAGTCCCGGTTACCCTCAAGTTTGGCGTGAAATAAACACCGCAACTATTTCATACGGCCATGGTATCTCTGTGAGCCCCATCCACCTTGCGGCTGGATTAGCGGCTTTAGTGAACGGTGGTGTGTGGTCTCCCCCAACTCTTATACGGGATAAGGAGGGGTTGGTTAAGGGGAGGAGAGTGATAACAGAGACGACTTCAAGGACCATGCGGCAACTTTTTCGGTTAGCTGTCACCCATGGTACCGGTGCCCGGGGTGGTGTTGACGGCTATCTGGTTGGCGGAAAGACAGGAACTGCTAATAAGGTGAGTAAGGATAGAAAGGGTTACGACAGCACGCGAGTTCTTTCATCGTTTGCTGGAATGTTTCCGATGTCAGAACCGCAGTATCTAGTTCTGGTTTTACTTGATGAACCCAAGGGACGAAGTGTGGGGGTAGGTCAGAACACGGGCGGTTGGGTGGCGGCCCCAGTTGTTGCAAATGTAATTCGGCGTATCGGTCCGGTAAATGGTATAGCCCCTATGATGGATCCTACGGTTGGGGAAAGTATTGCCGGTACATTTGTTGAATTGGATGGTAATGAGATCCGTCTTGCGGCTTACTAATTTGATAAAAGCGATTGGTTTGCCCGTTGAGAATATAACGGGTGATCCAGATATTTTGGGAATGACTGAGGATAGTCGAAGGGTTGAGCCGGGATTCCTATTTGTCGCGATTTCGGGGATGCAGTTTGATGGCTTGAATTATCTCCAGGAAGCAGTCCGGCGGGGGGCCTCGGCGGTTTTAGTTGAGAACGGACAAACTTGTACAGCCATAGGGGTAACTGTGGTTAGTACTTCCAAAGATCTTCGCTATTGTTATTCTATGTTGGCAGCCCAATTTTACGATGTTCAACCTGGCTATGTCGTTGCCGTCACTGGGACCAATGGCAAAACGTCTGTCGTTTCATTTTTGCGGCAAATATGGAGTTTTAACGGCATTGAAGCGGCAAGCCTTGGGACGTTAGGGTTGGACGCGCCTGCCATTGAGCATCATGACTGGCCAGCGGAGCTTTCCTCGCTGACTACTCCAGAGCCTGTAGTTCTGCATCAAACATTAGCAAAGTTGGCTTCCTATGGAGTTGAACGGGTGGCGATGGAGGCGTCGAGCCACGGCCTAGATCAGTACAGGTTACACGGGGTTACCATAACAGAGGCAGGGTTCACCAATCTAAGTCGGGATCACATCGATTATCATGGTTCTATGAGTTCTTATTTAGAGTCTAAGCTTCGCCTATTTAATGAGGTTATGGCCCCTGGGGGCGTGGCAGTGTTAAATCGGGACACCAGTGTCTTCAATCGTGTCGCCCGCGCGTGTGAGAGTCGGGGTCACCGCATATTGCATTATGGACGTTCGCGAACTGACCGACTAACAGGAGCCATAAACCTGCTTGAACTTGATGTGACCGAGGCCGGTTTAGTTTTAACTCTTGATTTTGAGAGTAAAGTAGAAGAGGTGTTTGTTCCACTTGCTGGTCACTTTCAGGCAGAGAATGTTTTGTGTTCCTTGGGTCTTGCAATGGCTGGTGGTATCAGCTTTGAAGCCGCGGTAAGCGCGCTCCCAACGTTAACTCCAGCAAGAGGGCGTATGGAGTTGGTTG
Proteins encoded in this window:
- a CDS encoding penicillin-binding protein, with the protein product MEAAGTGRGPSTKPVSLRLRGAQKSLLEIARQRLVLGAAILSIAFVGLSLRLTEVALLGEMVPRKVASISAEGYGAPVRASILDRNGVLLATSLPTQSLNADPQHVREPVVLARRLSEILDGGDPRVLQHKLQAKSRFVWLKRHLTPWEQTQVNLLGAPGLQFSVEHRRVYTHGSLVAHVLGYAKDEHRGLAGIENAFDEDLLENPGRPLALSIDVRFQHVMHEELKRAVLEQKAVGAAGIILDIKTGGLRAVVSLPDFDPNNEIELIANADAIFNRASLGRYEMGSTFKAFTIAMALDSGLVDLRDEFDATKPLRLGKTIIRDFHAKSRWLSVPEIFVYSSNIGVARMALKMGGERQKEFLRNMGLLDKMSFDLPEISSPGYPQVWREINTATISYGHGISVSPIHLAAGLAALVNGGVWSPPTLIRDKEGLVKGRRVITETTSRTMRQLFRLAVTHGTGARGGVDGYLVGGKTGTANKVSKDRKGYDSTRVLSSFAGMFPMSEPQYLVLVLLDEPKGRSVGVGQNTGGWVAAPVVANVIRRIGPVNGIAPMMDPTVGESIAGTFVELDGNEIRLAAY
- a CDS encoding 16S rRNA (cytosine(1402)-N(4))-methyltransferase — its product is MTDANSSRRLGHVPVLLAQVKAGLALQENKLFVDGTFGRGGYSQAFLQGAQCKVMALDRDPAALLSAQKLKSRYRNRFTFFTGCFGDLDQILVEQGVQGVDGGVVLDLGVSSPQVDDATRGFSFRSDGPLDMRMGLCGEDAAGFINKATEKQLSEVIYNYGEERRARAVAREIIRERGVHAITRTSQLADIVRKVVKKSIDGLDPATRTFQAIRIHINNELDELQRGLAAAERALVAGGRLVVVSFHSLEDRLVKTFLSERCGRGSRSNRHLPALDRQIAPSFSLINTRVIKPTAEERGENPRSSSARLRAAVRTTAPIWPEGAVT
- a CDS encoding division/cell wall cluster transcriptional repressor MraZ — translated: MAIFVGTHVNKVDRKERVSVPAEFRAWLGKPPNFFAFPSLLNSGVECCTAEVLETFGQKHQGIDLFISEERDNIADLIYASCHSMTIDQDGRVVLPEKLKSHAGLEGKAVFVGKGETFQIWEPSKHEQYQIRARERSEADRLTLRQRPQMPGQSSDVLENGT
- a CDS encoding UDP-N-acetylmuramoyl-L-alanyl-D-glutamate--2,6-diaminopimelate ligase produces the protein MRSVLRLTNLIKAIGLPVENITGDPDILGMTEDSRRVEPGFLFVAISGMQFDGLNYLQEAVRRGASAVLVENGQTCTAIGVTVVSTSKDLRYCYSMLAAQFYDVQPGYVVAVTGTNGKTSVVSFLRQIWSFNGIEAASLGTLGLDAPAIEHHDWPAELSSLTTPEPVVLHQTLAKLASYGVERVAMEASSHGLDQYRLHGVTITEAGFTNLSRDHIDYHGSMSSYLESKLRLFNEVMAPGGVAVLNRDTSVFNRVARACESRGHRILHYGRSRTDRLTGAINLLELDVTEAGLVLTLDFESKVEEVFVPLAGHFQAENVLCSLGLAMAGGISFEAAVSALPTLTPARGRMELVGYLENGAAIAIDYAHSPDALKNALCAFRQHCDGRLVLVFGCGGDRDKGKRSEMGRIALDLADTILVTDDNPRTENPAAIRRDVIKGCPGAVEIPNREEAIKMAIGMLCDGDLLLVAGKGHESYQKVGSEQLKHSDFEVVQRVISTGTQ
- a CDS encoding cell division protein FtsZ, whose amino-acid sequence is MTINLSVPVTHDLKPRLTVMGVGGAGCNAVNNMITAHLEGVDFVVANTDAQALTKSLTERRIQLGASLTQGLGAGMKPEVGRDAAEEVSDIIFDYLDGAHMLFVTAGMGGGTGTGAAPVIARIAREQGILTVGVVTKPFQFEGKKRMTLAEAGITELQECVDTLIMIPNQNLFRIANENTTMADAFKLADDVLYSGVRGVTDLMVMPGLINLDFADVRSVMNEMGKAMMGTGEAEGERRAIEAAEHAVNNPLLDDVSLMGARGVLINITGGPDMTLYEVDEACNHIRGQVDDEANIIFGSTFDEELAGRIRISVVATGIGSEVGDVARPDVTRLPIKLEEPKKGLRAEMRVGDASPGIISEQGSVASAGANYGFAQPAKPHEQVSSKVAMSQEEEAPPLESEVRDDGPSLFSAATFENQQPTISAGKPISSAGALDGQASSEGPTEEIPTLDKTSIFGRAKRALTRTGGLESDQATISKGVSVLETVESGPAPILAGEPSKEEDALEIPAFLRRQSR